The Natrinema amylolyticum genome includes the window ATCTCGCCGCCAGAGGGTACGACGTCGTCGTCCTCGAGACCGAGGCCGAGGACGAGTTCCCGCGCCAGAGTAACAAGTCTACCGCGGGGACGTTCCACTCCATGATGGCCGCCTTCGGCATCCCCGACGACGTCGTGATGCAGTACACCGACAGCGTCGTCCTCGAGTCGCCGACCGAACACTTCGTTCGCGACCAGACCGGCGCGGTCCTGGAGTTCGCGGACTTCAAACGCTATCTGGTGAAAGACGGCCGCGACGACGGTGCCGAGTACCGGTTCGACGCTCGCGTCACCGCGCCGATCATGGAGAACGGCGAGATCGTCGGCGTCACCTACAACGGCGACGAGGAGGTCTACGGCGACATCGTCATCGACGCGACGGGCCCGAGCGCACCCATCGCGAAGAAACTCGGCATCGTCGATCTCAAGCGCGAGAACCACGCCATCGGCATCGAGTACGAGTTCGAGGGGATCGACATCGACCGCCCCGGCTTCGCGGACCTGCGCGACGCCATGATGTTGCGACTGGACCACGAGATCGCTCCCGGCGGCTACTCCTGGATCTTCCACACGGGCGAGGACACCGCCAAGGTCGGCCTCTGTTACATCCAGAACGGCAGCCACGACCGGTACAGTCGCGACGATTTCACCATCGACGACTACCTCTCTCACTGGCTCGAGACGGATCCGCGGTTCCGGAACGCCGAACCGATCGAGGGCAAACAGCACCGCGGCTCGGCCCACATTCAGGAGCCGACGGACCTCCACACCGATCGGTTCATGGCGATCGGCGACACCGTCCCGACCCTCGACCCGCTCTGGGGCGAAGGGATCAACAAGTGCATGCAGTCCGGTCGAGCGGCTGCCGCCACCGCCGATAGCGTCCTCAAACACGACGGCGTCGAGCCGACCGCCGAGAACCTCGAGGTCTACGACACGCTCTGGCACCGCGACGTCGCGCCCAACGCCAAGAGCCGGCTGCTCATGACGCAGCTCCTCTATCTCGCACCGAACGAGCGCTACGATGACCTCATGCGGGACCTCCAGCGGCTCGACGACGACACGCTGGCCGAGGCGAACAAGGGTAACGTCCGTGCCATCGCGAGACTGCTCGAGCCCGGAGACGTCCCGTTGCTCGTCGACCTCGCGAAACAGCGGCTGGACTTCGATCTCGGCTCCCTGCTGTAGGGTCCCGTCGACCGTGCTCTCAGGCGAGAAACTGTGCCTCGAAGGACCGGACGCTCTCGTCGGTGCCGACGAGCACGACGTCGTCGCCCTCCTCGAAGACGAACGTCGCCGGATCGAACTCGGATATCGTCTCGCCGTTCCTGACTGCGGCGACGACCGTCCCTCCCGTCCGGGAGCGAACGTCGGCGTCGACGACCGTCCGCCCGGCCAGCCGCCCGGCGGGGAGTTTCACGACGTCGATCTGTCTGTCGACGGCCAGTACGTCTTCGTCCTCGAAGACCGTCGAGGCGAGCATCCGTCCGCTGACGGTGGCCAGTGACTGCACGTAGTCGGCGCCCGCCCGGTACAGTTTCCGGACGTTGTCGGCGTCGTTCGCCCGGACGACGATGTCGATCGACGGGTTCAGGTCGCGGACGACGAGCGTCGCGAAGACGGCCGTCGTATCGTCGTCGAGGGTGACGATCACGGCCGACGCGTCGTCGACGCCGGCCTCGCGGACTGCGTCCGGATCGCGAGCGTCACCGACGACGTCGACGCCCGCCTTGTCGGCGCTGTCGAGGACGGTCACCCGCGTGTTCGTCTCGGCGAGCGCGTCGCCCGCCGCCGCGCCCGCTTCCCCGTAGCCCGCGATCACGACGTGCTGGGCCGAGAACGGCTGGACCGTCGACGCCGCCTCCGCCCGTAACTCGTCGATCCG containing:
- a CDS encoding digeranylgeranylglycerophospholipid reductase translates to MNDRYDVVIAGAGPAGAQCARDLAARGYDVVVLETEAEDEFPRQSNKSTAGTFHSMMAAFGIPDDVVMQYTDSVVLESPTEHFVRDQTGAVLEFADFKRYLVKDGRDDGAEYRFDARVTAPIMENGEIVGVTYNGDEEVYGDIVIDATGPSAPIAKKLGIVDLKRENHAIGIEYEFEGIDIDRPGFADLRDAMMLRLDHEIAPGGYSWIFHTGEDTAKVGLCYIQNGSHDRYSRDDFTIDDYLSHWLETDPRFRNAEPIEGKQHRGSAHIQEPTDLHTDRFMAIGDTVPTLDPLWGEGINKCMQSGRAAAATADSVLKHDGVEPTAENLEVYDTLWHRDVAPNAKSRLLMTQLLYLAPNERYDDLMRDLQRLDDDTLAEANKGNVRAIARLLEPGDVPLLVDLAKQRLDFDLGSLL